In a single window of the Jaculus jaculus isolate mJacJac1 chromosome 9, mJacJac1.mat.Y.cur, whole genome shotgun sequence genome:
- the LOC101597325 gene encoding protein MEMO1 — MCNRVVCREASHAGSWCTASGPQLSAQLEGWLSQVQSTKRPARAIIAPLAGYTYCGSCAAHAYKQVDPSITRRIFILGPSHHVPLSRCALSSVDIYRTPLYDLRIAQKIYGELWKTGMFERMSRQTDEDEHSIEMHLPYTAKAMESHKDEFTIIPVLVGALSESKEQEFGKLFSKYLADPSNLFVVSSDFCHWGQRFRYSYYDESQGEIYRSIEHLDKMGMSIIEQLDPVSFSNYLKKYHNTICGRHPIGVLLNAITELQKTGMNMSFSFLNYAQSSQCRSWQDSSVSYAAGALRVH, encoded by the coding sequence ATGTGCAACCGAGTGGTCTGCCGCGAAGCCAGCCACGCCGGGAGCTGGTGCACAGCCTCAGGACCACAGCTGAGTGCACAGTTAGAAGGTTGGCTTTCACAAGTACAGTCTACAAAAAGACCTGCTAGAGCCATTATCGCACCCCTTGCGGGGTACACATACTGCGGATCTTGTGCTGCCCATGCATACAAACAAGTAGACCCGTCTATCACCCGGAGAATTTTCATCCTTGGGCCTTCCCATCATGTGCCCCTTTCTCGCTGTGCACTTTCCAGTGTGGATATTTATAGGACACCTCTGTATGACCTTCGTATTGCCCAAAAGATTTACGGAGAGCTATGGAAGACAGGAATGTTTGAACGCATGTCTCGGCAGACAGATGAAGATGAACACAGTATTGAAATGCATTTGCCTTATACAGCTAAAGCCATGGAAAGCCATAAGGATGAGTTTACCATTATTCCTGTACTGGTTGGAGCTCTGAGTGAGTCAAAAGAACAGGAATTCGGAAAACTCTTCAGTAAATATCTAGCGGATCCTAGTAATCTCTTTGTGGTCTCTTCTGATTTCTGCCATTGGGGTCAGAGGTTCCGTTACAGTTACTATGATGAATCCCAGGGGGAGATTTATAGATCCATTGAACATCTAGATAAAATGGGTATGAGTATTATAGAACAATTAGATCCTGTGTCTTTTAGCAATTATTTGAAGAAATACCATAACACTATATGTGGAAGACATCCCATTGGGGTGTTATTAAATGCCATCACAGAACTCCAGAAGACTGGCATGAACATGAGCTTTTCCTTTTTGAATTATGCCCAGTCAAGCCAGTGCAGAAGCTGGCAAGACAGTTCAGTGAGTTACGCAGCCGGAGCACTGAGGGTCCACTGA